The Phocoena phocoena chromosome 4, mPhoPho1.1, whole genome shotgun sequence genome contains a region encoding:
- the LOC136122925 gene encoding LOW QUALITY PROTEIN: keratin-associated protein 19-9b-like (The sequence of the model RefSeq protein was modified relative to this genomic sequence to represent the inferred CDS: substituted 1 base at 1 genomic stop codon): MSYYYGNXYGGFGYGLGGFGGLGYGYGSSYSRGGYGGYGCGYFRPSFYGRYRSSGFY, encoded by the coding sequence ATGAGCTACTACTATGGCAACTAGTATGGTGGCTTTGGTTATGGCCTTGGTGGTTTTGGTGGCCTGGGTTATGGCTATGGTTCCAGCTATAGTCGTGGAGGCTATGGTGGTTATGGCTGTGGCTACTTCCGTCCTTCTTTCTATGGAAGATACCGGTCATCTGGATTTTACTGA